One segment of Neisseria mucosa DNA contains the following:
- a CDS encoding META domain-containing protein, translating to MKTLFGALMSMVVLAACTSPSASQAEQASKVQVQTQQMAQPTLAAKWRVVAFNKFTEKELAGTDAYLDLSEMPKAYGKMGCNGMMFQANTIGSDKIDFGHIAVNMMLCEDMKLEDAFLRKQSVWNYRFDGNDLILEQKGISIRLRRE from the coding sequence ATGAAAACATTATTCGGCGCATTAATGAGTATGGTGGTTTTGGCAGCTTGTACATCTCCTTCAGCGTCTCAGGCTGAACAAGCCTCTAAAGTGCAGGTGCAAACTCAACAAATGGCGCAGCCTACTTTAGCTGCCAAATGGCGTGTTGTTGCTTTCAATAAATTCACTGAAAAAGAATTGGCCGGTACTGATGCCTATCTGGATTTGAGCGAGATGCCTAAGGCGTATGGCAAGATGGGTTGCAACGGTATGATGTTTCAAGCCAATACGATTGGTTCGGACAAAATTGATTTTGGCCATATTGCGGTAAACATGATGCTGTGTGAAGACATGAAGTTGGAAGATGCGTTTTTGCGCAAACAAAGCGTGTGGAACTATCGTTTTGACGGTAACGATTTGATTTTGGAACAAAAAGGCATCAGTATCCGTTTGCGCCGTGAATAA
- the hemF gene encoding oxygen-dependent coproporphyrinogen oxidase — protein sequence MHTESVLTLLKTLQNQICAALEQEDGEAEFVHEAWTGKLGIGETRVLKNGAVFEQAGVNFSHVKGSKMPASATAHRPELAGAAFEAMGVSLVIHPKNPYVPTSHANVRFFIAYPENAEPVWWFGGGFDLTPFYPFEEDIVHWHTVARDVCAPFGESVYPEFKQWCDEYFYLKHRNETRGVGGLFFDDLNRWDFDTCLNFIKAVGEGYIAAYLPIVAKRKNTPYGERERDFQLYRRGRYVEFNLVWDRGTLFGLQSGGRTESILMSMPPLVRFEYQYAPEEGSPEARLNQFLIPRNWLKEAGR from the coding sequence ATGCACACAGAATCCGTTCTAACCCTCCTCAAAACCCTGCAAAACCAAATCTGCGCCGCGTTGGAGCAAGAAGATGGCGAAGCCGAATTTGTGCATGAAGCATGGACAGGGAAATTGGGCATCGGCGAAACACGCGTATTGAAAAACGGCGCAGTATTCGAGCAGGCCGGTGTGAATTTTTCTCATGTGAAAGGCAGCAAAATGCCTGCTTCAGCGACGGCGCACCGTCCTGAACTGGCGGGCGCAGCGTTTGAAGCCATGGGCGTGTCGCTGGTCATTCATCCGAAAAATCCGTATGTACCGACCAGCCATGCGAACGTGCGCTTTTTTATTGCCTATCCTGAAAATGCCGAGCCGGTTTGGTGGTTTGGCGGCGGCTTTGATTTGACGCCGTTTTACCCTTTTGAAGAAGATATTGTGCATTGGCACACCGTAGCGCGAGACGTATGCGCGCCATTTGGCGAATCGGTTTATCCTGAATTCAAACAATGGTGTGACGAATATTTCTACTTGAAACACCGTAACGAAACACGCGGCGTGGGGGGCCTGTTTTTTGACGATTTAAACCGCTGGGATTTCGATACCTGCCTGAATTTTATCAAGGCAGTCGGAGAAGGCTATATCGCAGCGTATCTGCCGATTGTGGCAAAACGCAAAAACACGCCTTATGGAGAACGTGAACGCGACTTCCAACTCTACCGTCGCGGACGCTATGTTGAATTTAACTTGGTTTGGGACAGAGGCACGCTGTTCGGCCTGCAAAGCGGCGGACGCACGGAAAGCATTTTGATGTCCATGCCACCTTTGGTGCGCTTTGAGTATCAATATGCGCCGGAAGAAGGTTCGCCCGAAGCACGCCTCAATCAATTCCTCATACCGCGCAACTGGCTAAAAGAAGCCGGTAGATAG
- a CDS encoding C40 family peptidase, translating to MSRLICKTLFVCTTGLLLASCGTTGKHKSHKPQTTARTVQPVRISHIDHTQGSQELMLHSLGLIGTPYKWGGSTTATGFDCSGMIQYVYKNALNVNLPRTARDMAAASRKIPDGKLKAGDLVFFNTGGAHTYSHVGLYIGNGEFIHAPSSGKTIKTEKLSTPFYAKNYLGAHTFFTE from the coding sequence ATGTCTCGACTCATCTGCAAAACCCTATTTGTTTGTACCACCGGCCTATTGTTGGCCTCCTGCGGCACCACTGGCAAGCATAAATCCCACAAGCCGCAAACAACCGCCAGAACGGTCCAACCTGTCCGTATTTCCCATATCGACCACACCCAAGGTTCGCAGGAATTGATGCTTCACAGCCTAGGCCTGATCGGCACACCCTACAAATGGGGCGGCAGCACCACAGCCACAGGCTTTGACTGCAGCGGCATGATCCAATACGTCTATAAAAACGCCCTCAACGTCAATCTGCCACGCACCGCACGCGATATGGCCGCAGCCAGCCGGAAAATTCCCGACGGCAAATTGAAAGCCGGCGATCTTGTCTTTTTCAATACCGGCGGTGCACACACATATTCCCATGTCGGCCTCTACATCGGCAACGGCGAATTTATTCACGCCCCCAGCAGCGGCAAAACCATCAAAACCGAAAAACTTTCCACCCCGTTTTACGCCAAAAACTATTTGGGCGCACATACTTTTTTTACTGAATAA
- a CDS encoding adenosine deaminase — protein sequence MNIKQLIQALPKAELHVHIEGTFEPELMFEIAKRNRIAIPYENVEAVRQAYDFHNLQSFLDIYYAGAGVLLQEADFYDLTRAYLERCREDNVVHTEIFFDPQTHTARGVAFETVINGIVRACREAGQQWDISTRLIMCFLRHLSEESAFETLNQALPYKEHIIGVGLDSSELGHPPSKFERVFAQARTEGLLTVAHAGEEGPPEYVYEALDLLHVRRIDHGVRAEEDEALMTRLIKEQMPLTVCPLSNLKLKVFPEMAKHNLRRMLQRGVLITVNSDDPAYFGGYMNRNFEALAEALDLSAEEIKTLCANSFRASFLNEAEKEEWIRKIEGFHVES from the coding sequence ATGAATATCAAACAACTTATCCAAGCCCTGCCCAAAGCCGAGCTGCACGTCCATATCGAAGGGACGTTCGAGCCGGAATTGATGTTTGAAATCGCCAAGCGCAACCGTATAGCGATTCCTTATGAAAATGTCGAAGCGGTACGGCAGGCTTATGATTTTCACAATTTGCAGTCGTTTTTGGATATTTATTATGCCGGTGCCGGCGTATTGTTGCAGGAGGCGGATTTTTACGATTTGACCCGCGCGTATCTTGAGCGTTGCCGTGAAGACAATGTCGTGCATACGGAAATATTTTTCGATCCGCAAACCCATACTGCGCGGGGCGTGGCGTTTGAAACCGTGATTAACGGCATTGTTCGCGCCTGCCGTGAAGCCGGGCAGCAATGGGACATAAGCACGCGTTTGATTATGTGTTTCCTGCGGCATTTGTCGGAAGAAAGCGCATTTGAAACCTTAAATCAGGCTTTGCCGTATAAAGAACACATCATCGGCGTAGGCTTGGATTCGAGCGAACTGGGGCATCCGCCGTCCAAGTTTGAACGCGTGTTTGCACAGGCGCGGACGGAGGGTTTGTTGACAGTGGCGCATGCCGGAGAAGAAGGCCCGCCGGAATATGTTTACGAGGCTTTGGACTTGCTGCATGTCCGCCGTATCGATCATGGCGTACGGGCGGAAGAAGACGAGGCATTGATGACGCGTTTGATTAAAGAGCAAATGCCCTTGACCGTGTGCCCGTTGAGCAATTTGAAATTGAAAGTATTTCCGGAGATGGCAAAACACAATTTGCGCCGTATGTTGCAACGCGGCGTGTTGATAACCGTCAATTCCGATGATCCGGCGTATTTCGGCGGCTATATGAACCGCAATTTTGAAGCGCTTGCCGAGGCATTGGATTTGAGTGCGGAAGAAATCAAAACCTTGTGCGCCAATTCGTTCCGCGCTTCGTTTTTGAACGAGGCGGAAAAGGAAGAATGGATACGGAAGATTGAAGGTTTTCATGTTGAATCATGA
- a CDS encoding phospholipase D family protein, translating into MKFHLPLLYTLLLGGCAAFLPSLDERTQSSYLDIPSTPRLDSTLGIPSAPSKADISHIYLLNDAHEAFVARAALIEAADHTLDLQYYIWHNDISGKLLFNLIHRAAERGVRVRLLLDDNNTNGMDDLLLALDNHPNIEVRLFNPFIFRKWRALGYIADFPRLNRRMHNKSFTADNRATILGGRNIGDEYFKVNDDTIFADLDILATGRVVTEVSQDFDRYWASHSAYNATSVIKRGNLQKGLAELNYTDQDKNQTLIRYRQSIEHSSLYQKMQSNLIEWQSVSTRLISDDPAKGLDRDRHKPPISERLQDALKQPEKSVYLVSPYFVPTKSGVKAIEKLIHNGVDVTVLTNSLQATDVAAVHSGYVKYRKPLLKAGVKLYELQPNHAVPTSKDRGLTGSSATSLHAKTFIVDEKRIFIGSFNLDPRSARLNTEMGVVIESPEIAGQMQRTLVTTTPSYAYQVTLGNYNKLYWYDPSEKRTYAHEPEAKFWKRMTSKILSILPIEGLL; encoded by the coding sequence ATGAAATTTCATCTTCCTCTTCTTTATACTCTGCTATTGGGCGGTTGCGCCGCGTTTTTGCCATCATTGGACGAACGCACCCAAAGCAGTTATCTTGACATCCCTTCAACGCCGCGGCTGGACAGCACCTTAGGTATTCCTTCCGCCCCCTCCAAGGCCGATATTTCCCATATCTATCTGCTGAACGATGCCCATGAAGCCTTTGTCGCCCGAGCAGCCTTAATTGAAGCCGCCGACCATACCCTTGATTTACAGTACTATATCTGGCACAACGACATCTCCGGCAAGCTTTTGTTCAACCTGATTCATCGCGCGGCCGAACGCGGCGTCCGTGTGCGTTTGCTTTTGGACGACAACAACACCAACGGCATGGATGATCTCCTGCTGGCACTTGACAATCATCCCAATATCGAAGTCCGTCTGTTTAATCCCTTTATTTTCAGAAAATGGCGTGCACTCGGCTATATTGCCGACTTTCCGCGACTTAACCGCCGAATGCACAATAAATCGTTTACCGCCGACAACCGTGCCACCATTTTAGGCGGCCGCAATATCGGCGACGAATATTTTAAGGTTAACGACGATACCATCTTTGCCGACCTCGATATCCTCGCCACAGGCCGCGTAGTAACCGAAGTTTCCCAAGACTTCGACCGCTATTGGGCAAGCCATTCCGCCTATAATGCGACCAGCGTCATCAAACGGGGAAACCTGCAAAAAGGACTGGCCGAACTTAATTACACCGACCAAGATAAAAATCAAACGCTCATCCGCTATCGCCAAAGCATCGAACACTCCAGCCTCTATCAAAAAATGCAGAGCAACCTTATAGAGTGGCAAAGCGTCAGCACACGTTTAATCAGCGACGATCCGGCCAAAGGCTTAGACCGCGACCGGCATAAACCGCCTATTTCCGAACGCCTACAAGACGCCCTCAAGCAACCCGAAAAAAGCGTTTACCTTGTCTCGCCCTATTTTGTACCCACAAAATCAGGTGTCAAAGCCATAGAAAAGCTGATACACAACGGCGTGGACGTTACCGTCCTGACCAATTCCCTCCAGGCGACCGACGTTGCCGCCGTCCATTCCGGCTACGTCAAATACCGCAAGCCCTTGCTTAAAGCCGGGGTCAAACTTTACGAGCTCCAGCCCAACCACGCCGTTCCGACCTCCAAAGACCGCGGCTTGACCGGTAGCTCCGCCACCAGCTTGCACGCCAAAACATTCATCGTGGACGAGAAACGCATTTTCATCGGCTCATTCAACCTCGACCCACGCTCCGCACGCCTCAATACCGAAATGGGTGTCGTCATCGAAAGCCCCGAAATCGCAGGCCAAATGCAGCGCACCCTCGTAACGACCACCCCAAGCTACGCCTATCAGGTAACGCTTGGCAATTACAATAAACTATACTGGTATGACCCGAGCGAAAAACGAACTTACGCACACGAGCCCGAAGCCAAGTTCTGGAAACGGATGACTTCAAAAATCCTGTCCATTCTGCCCATAGAAGGATTATTATAG
- the tadA gene encoding tRNA adenosine(34) deaminase TadA → MLTTPPLSPKTLTALKELGICTLEDLQKIGAVRAFLLLKASSLTVTKSTLWQLDALVSGVDVRHISEEGKTELGEALKNHPPVAVFPLQNDMEAFMRLAIEQARQSAALGEVPVGAVIVYQGKAIAAAHNTCIGDHNVSHHAEINALAAAGKALQNYRLEDCDVYITLEPCAMCASALIQARVGRVIYGAAEPKTGAAGSVVDLFADKRLNKHTAILGGILVEECQSVLQDFFAAKRKAV, encoded by the coding sequence ATGCTGACCACGCCACCACTTTCGCCTAAAACATTGACCGCGCTAAAAGAATTGGGTATTTGTACACTGGAAGATTTACAAAAAATCGGCGCAGTCCGCGCATTTCTATTGCTGAAAGCATCGAGTTTGACCGTAACCAAAAGCACCTTGTGGCAACTGGATGCGTTGGTTTCAGGTGTGGATGTCCGGCATATTTCCGAGGAGGGAAAGACGGAGCTGGGCGAGGCTTTGAAAAACCATCCGCCTGTTGCCGTTTTCCCTTTGCAAAACGATATGGAAGCCTTTATGCGGCTGGCGATAGAACAGGCCAGACAATCAGCGGCATTGGGCGAAGTGCCCGTTGGCGCGGTCATCGTATATCAAGGCAAGGCAATCGCAGCGGCACACAATACCTGCATTGGCGACCACAATGTCAGCCACCATGCCGAAATCAACGCGCTTGCCGCCGCAGGCAAAGCCTTACAAAACTACCGCTTGGAAGATTGCGACGTATACATCACCTTAGAACCTTGCGCCATGTGCGCCTCTGCCTTGATACAGGCACGGGTCGGGCGCGTGATTTATGGTGCGGCCGAACCCAAAACCGGCGCGGCAGGCAGCGTGGTCGATTTGTTTGCCGACAAACGTCTGAACAAGCATACCGCAATTTTAGGCGGCATATTGGTAGAAGAATGCCAAAGCGTATTGCAGGATTTCTTTGCGGCCAAACGGAAGGCCGTCTGA
- the hpnC gene encoding squalene synthase HpnC, with translation MSVNHYENFPVGSIVLPRRLRKPVHAVYAFARTADDIADEGNAEAAERLHQLDELKSELDRIAKGGKPQTALMQRLYNEAIVPFQLPLQPFYDLLAAFSQDVVKTRYENFGELIAYCRLSANPVGRIMLHLYGQTDEVSMAQSDGICTALQLINFWQDVAVDWQKGRVYIPHEDLQKFKVSEEQIAAGKADFAFQRLMAHECQRAFQMLKAGSPLGKTLKGRIGFELRMIIVGGQLILQKLDGCKYDVFNQRPLLDKKDWMIIIKRALLKK, from the coding sequence ATGTCAGTCAATCATTACGAAAACTTCCCAGTCGGCTCCATTGTGTTGCCACGCCGTTTGCGTAAGCCGGTTCACGCCGTTTACGCTTTTGCGCGGACGGCGGACGATATTGCCGACGAAGGCAACGCCGAAGCAGCCGAGCGCCTGCACCAACTGGACGAACTGAAATCAGAGTTAGACCGCATTGCAAAAGGTGGGAAACCGCAAACGGCTTTGATGCAACGTTTATATAACGAAGCGATTGTGCCGTTTCAATTGCCGTTGCAGCCGTTTTATGATTTGCTGGCGGCGTTCAGTCAGGATGTGGTCAAAACCCGTTATGAAAACTTTGGCGAATTGATTGCCTATTGCCGTTTGTCCGCCAATCCGGTGGGACGTATTATGCTGCATTTGTACGGGCAAACCGATGAAGTGAGCATGGCGCAAAGCGACGGCATTTGCACTGCCTTGCAGCTGATTAATTTCTGGCAGGACGTGGCGGTAGATTGGCAAAAAGGACGCGTGTACATCCCTCATGAAGATTTGCAGAAGTTCAAAGTCAGTGAAGAGCAGATTGCGGCCGGCAAAGCCGACTTTGCTTTCCAACGATTGATGGCGCACGAGTGCCAACGTGCTTTTCAAATGCTGAAGGCCGGCTCGCCGTTGGGCAAAACCCTCAAAGGACGAATCGGTTTTGAGTTGCGCATGATTATTGTCGGCGGCCAGTTGATTTTGCAGAAGCTGGACGGTTGCAAATATGATGTGTTTAACCAGCGGCCGTTGTTGGATAAGAAAGACTGGATGATTATCATCAAACGGGCTTTGCTGAAGAAATAA
- a CDS encoding ferredoxin--NADP reductase, with the protein MAASPEAKFTEEKVLWVKHHTPKLMTFAISRPESYRFSAGQFSRLGFRDGEGFIWRAYSVVSAEYADTLEYFAVLIEGGPMSARFAAMKEGDTILLDKTATGFLLPERFPDGKDLVMLCTGSGIAPFLSIIEQPEIWQRFDRLVLAHSVSYADELIFNQRLADLKEHPLIEEYFHKFTFVPVTTREETEGALSGKRIPELLKNGGLEAKIGFKFTKADTRFMVCGNPAMVKDTFQALMDLGYAMHRNRIPGEIMMENGF; encoded by the coding sequence ATGGCAGCTTCTCCAGAAGCCAAGTTTACCGAAGAAAAAGTCTTGTGGGTCAAACACCATACGCCTAAGCTGATGACTTTTGCCATCAGCCGCCCCGAGTCCTACCGTTTTTCGGCAGGGCAGTTTTCGCGCCTTGGTTTTCGTGACGGCGAGGGCTTTATTTGGCGCGCGTATTCTGTCGTTTCTGCCGAATACGCCGATACGCTTGAGTATTTCGCGGTGTTAATCGAAGGCGGCCCGATGTCGGCACGTTTTGCTGCGATGAAAGAGGGTGACACTATTTTGCTGGATAAAACGGCTACCGGTTTCCTCTTGCCCGAGCGTTTCCCCGACGGTAAGGATTTGGTCATGCTCTGCACGGGTTCCGGCATTGCGCCTTTCCTCTCCATTATCGAGCAGCCTGAAATTTGGCAGCGTTTCGACCGTTTGGTTTTGGCGCATTCCGTCTCTTATGCCGACGAGTTGATTTTCAACCAACGCCTTGCCGATTTGAAAGAGCATCCGCTGATTGAAGAATATTTCCATAAATTCACTTTTGTTCCGGTTACCACGCGTGAAGAAACGGAAGGCGCATTGAGCGGCAAACGGATTCCCGAATTGCTGAAGAATGGCGGTTTGGAAGCAAAAATCGGCTTTAAGTTCACCAAGGCCGATACGCGCTTTATGGTTTGCGGCAATCCGGCAATGGTCAAAGACACTTTCCAAGCCCTGATGGATTTGGGCTATGCCATGCACCGCAACCGCATCCCCGGCGAAATCATGATGGAAAATGGTTTTTAA
- the bioB gene encoding biotin synthase BioB — translation MTVSPVALRRQTERKPHPTARYWKKCDVEALFGLPFLDLVFQAAEIHRQNFNPREIQLSTLLSIKTGGCPEDCAYCPQSAHHNTNLGKEQMMDVDEIVEKAKIAQSRGASRFCMGAAWRGPKPKDVAVVSEIISAVKSLGMEVCGTFGMLEDGMAEDFKKAGLDYYNHNLDTDPERYNDIIHTRKHEDRMDTLGKVRNAGLKVCCGGIVGMNETRAERAGLIASLANLDPQPESVPINQLVKVEGTPLADAEDLDWTEFVRTIAVARITMPHSYVRLSAGRSNMPESMQAMCFMAGANSIFYGDKLLTTGNPDEDGDRLLMEKLNLYPLRFELEEEYKAAQETPKIKVDY, via the coding sequence ATGACCGTATCTCCCGTAGCCTTGCGCCGTCAAACCGAGCGCAAGCCGCATCCGACTGCGCGTTATTGGAAAAAATGCGATGTCGAGGCTTTGTTTGGACTGCCTTTTCTCGACCTCGTTTTCCAAGCCGCCGAAATCCACCGCCAAAACTTCAATCCGCGCGAAATCCAACTCTCCACCCTGCTCTCCATCAAAACCGGCGGCTGTCCCGAAGACTGCGCCTACTGCCCGCAATCGGCACACCACAACACTAATCTGGGCAAAGAGCAGATGATGGATGTAGATGAAATCGTCGAAAAAGCCAAAATTGCCCAGTCGCGCGGCGCCAGCCGTTTCTGCATGGGCGCGGCATGGCGCGGCCCCAAACCCAAAGACGTGGCTGTCGTTTCCGAAATCATCAGCGCGGTAAAAAGCTTGGGCATGGAAGTGTGCGGCACCTTCGGCATGCTCGAAGACGGCATGGCGGAAGACTTCAAAAAAGCCGGCCTGGACTACTACAACCACAACCTCGATACCGACCCCGAACGCTACAACGACATCATCCACACCCGCAAACACGAAGACCGCATGGATACTTTGGGCAAAGTCCGCAATGCCGGTTTGAAAGTCTGCTGCGGCGGCATCGTCGGCATGAACGAAACCCGCGCCGAACGCGCAGGCCTAATTGCCAGCCTTGCCAACCTCGACCCGCAACCCGAAAGCGTGCCGATCAACCAGTTGGTCAAAGTGGAAGGCACGCCGCTGGCCGATGCCGAAGATTTGGACTGGACGGAATTTGTCCGTACCATCGCCGTCGCGCGCATTACCATGCCGCACAGCTACGTCCGCCTCTCCGCAGGCCGCAGCAATATGCCGGAATCCATGCAGGCCATGTGTTTCATGGCTGGCGCAAACTCGATTTTCTACGGCGACAAGCTGCTGACTACGGGCAATCCGGACGAAGACGGCGACCGCCTGCTGATGGAAAAATTGAATTTGTATCCACTGCGCTTTGAATTGGAAGAAGAATACAAAGCCGCGCAGGAAACGCCTAAAATCAAAGTCGACTATTAA
- the htpX gene encoding protease HtpX: MKRIFLFIATNIAVLVVIRVVLAILGINSTNQVGSLLAYSAVVGFSGSIVSLLMSKTIAKHSVGAVVIDQPQSEEEAWLLATVEAQARQWNLKTPEVAIYNSSEPNAFATGATKNSSLVAVSTGLLDHMTRDEVEAVLAHEMAHVGNGDMVTLTLIQGIVNTFVVFLARIISSMVARNNDGSTSQSTYFMVSMVLQVVFGFLASIIVMWFSRQREYRADAGAAKLVGAPKMIAALQRLKGNPSDLPQTMTAMGIASDAKDSWFSTHPSLDNRISRLKNR; encoded by the coding sequence GTGAAACGCATTTTCTTATTTATCGCAACCAATATCGCCGTTTTGGTTGTCATCCGTGTTGTTTTGGCCATCTTGGGCATCAACAGTACCAACCAAGTCGGCAGTCTGTTGGCTTATTCCGCAGTCGTCGGCTTCAGCGGCTCGATTGTCTCCCTGCTGATGTCGAAAACCATTGCCAAACATTCGGTCGGCGCCGTCGTCATCGACCAGCCCCAAAGCGAAGAAGAAGCTTGGCTGTTGGCAACTGTTGAAGCGCAAGCCCGCCAATGGAATCTGAAAACGCCGGAAGTCGCCATTTACAACTCGTCCGAGCCTAACGCCTTTGCAACCGGCGCGACCAAAAACAGCTCGCTCGTCGCCGTCAGCACCGGCCTGCTCGACCACATGACCCGCGATGAAGTCGAAGCCGTTTTGGCGCATGAAATGGCACACGTCGGCAACGGCGATATGGTAACGCTGACGCTGATTCAAGGTATTGTGAATACTTTTGTCGTCTTCTTGGCGCGTATCATTTCCAGCATGGTGGCGCGAAACAATGACGGCAGCACTTCTCAAAGCACATATTTCATGGTCAGCATGGTCTTGCAGGTTGTATTCGGCTTCCTTGCCAGCATTATTGTGATGTGGTTCAGCCGCCAACGCGAATACCGTGCCGATGCGGGTGCTGCAAAACTGGTGGGCGCGCCGAAAATGATTGCCGCCCTGCAACGCTTGAAAGGCAACCCCAGCGATTTGCCGCAAACCATGACGGCAATGGGCATTGCCAGCGATGCCAAAGACTCTTGGTTCAGCACCCATCCTTCATTGGACAACCGTATCAGCCGTTTGAAAAACCGCTAA
- the miaA gene encoding tRNA (adenosine(37)-N6)-dimethylallyltransferase MiaA: MNAPKAFAVLGPTAGGKTALALNIARSLPVEIISLDSALVYRGMDIGTAKPTAEELAAVPHHLIDIISPLESYSAADFVGDCVRLVNEIHARGRYPLIVGGTMMYFHALTEGLNDLPGADAAVRAQLQAEKNEHGLAGLYRRLQEVDPITAGRLKANDSQRIERALEVYLLTGKPLSKHFTEQKQAAPLLDLCTVALIPEDRHLLHRQIEKRFLNMLEHGFLDEMHTLRRDYPQLHADMPSMRCVGYRQAWDYLVGETDYESFVEKGIVATRQLAKRQLTWLRKIPLAHTLDPYADSDYVQTALALARRHFQE, encoded by the coding sequence ATGAACGCGCCCAAAGCTTTCGCCGTACTCGGCCCGACTGCCGGCGGTAAAACCGCACTGGCCTTAAATATTGCCCGATCGTTGCCGGTGGAAATCATCAGTTTGGACTCCGCGCTGGTGTATCGCGGCATGGACATCGGTACGGCCAAGCCGACTGCCGAAGAGCTTGCCGCCGTACCGCATCATTTGATTGATATTATCTCGCCGCTGGAAAGTTACAGTGCGGCGGATTTTGTCGGCGACTGCGTGCGCTTGGTGAACGAAATACATGCGCGCGGACGCTATCCGCTGATTGTCGGCGGCACGATGATGTATTTCCACGCGCTGACGGAAGGCTTGAACGATTTACCCGGCGCGGATGCGGCGGTGCGCGCACAGCTTCAGGCGGAAAAGAACGAACACGGTCTGGCAGGCCTGTATCGCCGTTTACAGGAAGTTGACCCGATTACGGCAGGCCGTCTGAAAGCCAATGACAGCCAGCGTATTGAACGCGCTTTGGAAGTCTATCTTCTGACCGGAAAGCCTTTGAGCAAACATTTTACAGAGCAGAAGCAGGCCGCGCCTTTATTGGATTTATGTACGGTTGCCCTGATTCCCGAAGACCGTCATTTGTTACACCGCCAAATCGAAAAACGCTTTTTAAATATGCTGGAACACGGTTTCCTCGATGAAATGCACACCTTGCGCCGCGATTATCCGCAACTGCATGCGGATATGCCGTCTATGCGCTGCGTGGGCTACCGTCAGGCTTGGGATTATCTCGTAGGCGAAACCGATTATGAAAGCTTTGTCGAAAAAGGCATTGTTGCCACGCGCCAGCTTGCCAAACGCCAGTTGACCTGGTTGCGGAAAATTCCTTTGGCGCACACGTTAGATCCTTACGCAGACAGCGATTATGTTCAGACGGCCTTAGCCTTGGCGCGACGGCATTTTCAGGAATAA
- a CDS encoding peptidoglycan DD-metalloendopeptidase family protein: MLKKSVSYAGSAALVLLLAACASQQPAPVVVGTQSGGSTTSSTADNPYGAAPYNTNTSPAADAPYTPPASTPAPTYNSGSTGTYTPSYAPVDINAATHTVVRGDTVYNISKRYNITQDNLRAWNNLADNTISIGQTLRVKPEGYVAPAASASKPSTPTTTTTAPVPSTPANTPTVSTGSSRNVSGITWQRPTTGNVIANFGGSNKGVDIAGTQGQPVVAAADGKVVYAGSGLRGYGNLVIIQHNSSFLSAYGHNQRLLVNENQTVKRGQTIAHMGNTDASRTQLHFEIRQNGKPVNPANYVAF; the protein is encoded by the coding sequence ATGTTGAAAAAAAGTGTATCTTATGCCGGATCGGCAGCTTTGGTTTTATTACTTGCAGCCTGTGCCAGCCAACAACCGGCTCCTGTAGTCGTCGGCACACAAAGCGGTGGTTCAACAACAAGCTCTACCGCTGACAATCCTTACGGTGCCGCGCCTTACAATACCAACACCAGCCCTGCGGCAGATGCGCCATACACTCCGCCGGCAAGTACACCTGCCCCAACGTACAACAGCGGCAGCACCGGCACTTACACGCCTTCTTATGCGCCTGTCGATATCAATGCAGCGACACATACTGTTGTTCGTGGCGATACCGTTTACAACATCTCCAAACGCTACAACATTACCCAAGACAATCTGCGTGCATGGAATAACCTGGCCGACAACACCATCAGCATTGGTCAAACCCTGCGCGTGAAACCTGAAGGCTACGTTGCACCTGCAGCTTCTGCAAGCAAACCTTCGACGCCAACAACTACAACCACTGCTCCGGTCCCAAGCACGCCTGCCAATACACCAACCGTATCTACCGGCAGCAGCCGCAACGTCAGCGGCATCACATGGCAGCGTCCGACTACCGGTAACGTTATCGCCAACTTCGGCGGCAGCAACAAAGGCGTGGATATCGCAGGTACTCAAGGCCAGCCTGTCGTTGCAGCGGCAGACGGTAAAGTCGTTTACGCAGGCTCAGGCTTGCGCGGTTACGGCAACTTGGTCATCATCCAACACAACTCCTCATTCTTGAGCGCATACGGCCACAACCAACGCCTGCTGGTTAATGAAAACCAAACCGTGAAACGCGGCCAAACCATTGCCCACATGGGTAATACCGATGCATCTCGCACCCAGTTGCACTTTGAAATCCGTCAAAACGGCAAACCGGTCAATCCGGCAAATTATGTTGCCTTCTAA